One genomic segment of Camarhynchus parvulus unplaced genomic scaffold, STF_HiC, whole genome shotgun sequence includes these proteins:
- the LOC115915855 gene encoding zinc finger protein 239-like, with protein sequence MPRDTEAEQELSMESREDKCPRQNLVEEAVLSGSTAQEANGEEKARRCRTRRGCKRSWRGCEGERASLGREGGRRWSQSSELVLHEQLHDGEKPHTCGECGKSFRRNSNLIVHQRIHTGEKPYECGECGKSFSMRSSLIRHQRTHTGERPYECGECGKSFSQSSNLIRHQRSHTGEKPYECSKCGKRFQTSSGLLKHFPSHTEERPFQCPECGKGFKQNSTLVTHRRIHTGERRYECDKCRKRFHTSGNLLQHYRSHTEERPFQCPDCGKGFQHNSILVKHRRIHTGERPYECDKCRKRFLTSTCLLRHYRIHTEERPFQCPDCGKGFKHNSIP encoded by the exons atgccCCGGGACActgaggcag agcaggagctgagcatggagagcagggaggacaaatGCCCGCGGCAGAACCTGGTGGAAGAGGCCGTTTTGAGCGGCTCCACGGCGCAGGAAGCCAACGGGGAGGAAAAGGCCCGGAGATGCCGCacgaggaggggctgcaaacgCAGCTGGCGGGGATGTGAGGGGGaaagagccagcctgggccGGGAAGGCGGCCGGAGATGGAGCCAGAGCTCGGAGCTGGTGCTCCATGAGCAGCTccatgatggggagaagccccacacgtgtggggagtgtgggaagagcttcaggagGAACTCCAACCTGATTGTGcaccagaggatccacactGGAGAGAAGCCCTatgagtgtggggagtgtgggaagagcttcagcatGAGGTCCAGCCTGATCAGGCACCAGAGgacccacactggggagaggccctatgagtgtggggagtgtgggaagagttTCAGCCAGAGCTCCAACCTGATCAGGCACCAGAGGAGCCACACTGGAGAGAAGCCCTACGAGTGTTCCAagtgtgggaagaggtttcagaccagctctGGTCTCCTCAAGCACTTTCCGagtcacacagaggagaggcccttccaaTGCCCTGAGTGTGGGAAGGGATTCAAGCAGAACTCCACCCTCGTCACCCACCGGCGCATCCACACAGGGGAGAGGCGCTATGAGTGTGATAAATGCAGGAAGAGGTTTCACACCAGCGGCAATCTCCTCCAGCACTATCGGagtcacacagaggagaggcccttccaaTGCCCTGACTGTGGGAAGGGATTCCAGCACAACTCCATCCTCGTCAAGCACCGCCGCATCCACAccggggagaggccctacgagtgtgatAAATGCAGGAAGAGGTTTCTGACCAGCACCTGTCTCCTCCGGCACTATCGgattcacacagaggagaggcccttccaaTGCCCTGACTGTGGGAAGGGATTCAAGCACAACTCCATCCCA